CGGATTTGCAAGATTTGAGAGGGGGGGAGAGGGGAAGAGAGGAGGGGCACAAGTCTAAGGGtttgggtggggtgggggtgggagggGAGAGAGGGTGGGGCCAGCCTAAGTGGAACACAGACTGTGCAGCGCCTAAGAGACGGGCGCTGCACATTACAAGTGTGGCGCCTAGGACTTGCGCTGCAGTGCTGTCTGTGGGGGCCGCAACTGGACCAGGGCTGCCACGCTGGCAGGAGGTGCGACGCCTAAGGGAAGGGCGCTGCATAGTAGTGTGCGGCGCCTAGCTGTCGGGCGCCACACGAAATGGTCAGCAGAGTGAATTTTTTTCGAAAGCAGGTCagtttgtgatttgatttcgcCCTCAGGTCAAATATGTGATTTCTGCCATGGGCTCAAGTCCTTCTTTCCCTGCAGTCACACGCTACCACTTAGACTagcacaatgggtagtaacatagactagtaacatgtagactagtaacatgcacatGTTACTAGTTTATATTACTATCTTTATAGTGGGGattaacatatgtgtggtaacatgtaacatttcatttattaggctatagactcattttgccttgatatgtgtgatgttactcatactactagtaactagctatgttaccactttcctccatttcttcatttattgtttgtcacatcatctattttatctagatatctgtgatgttactacctatgttactcccactgtgggtagggATGGGAAAAAAGCTCGAAGCTCGCGAGCTAAACGAGTAGTCGTGACTCGGCTCGAATCGACTCGAACTCGAAGACTAACGAGTCGAGCCGAGCTTTAGTTTAAGATCGTTTATACACCAAGTTAAACAAGCCAATCTCACGAGTACTCGTGTAACTTGTTAGGCTCGGTACAAAAGATCAGCCACTCGCAATAAAAAAAATCAGCCACTCAGCACCCTACGTCACAGGTGCACAACACAAGGTCCAGCCGTTGAAGGCCCAGCCGCCTAGAAGACTCATGCGTTACAAGAAAATTACAATTGTTTAGTGATATATATGTTTAATATATACATAATCATTTTTATCATATTTGAGGGTTTTATGTTCATATCTTTAACGAGCTTAACAAGTTAAACGAGCCGGCTCGCGAGTTATACGAGTCAAGCCAATCTTGGGTTTAAGCTCGTTATAGTAACGAGTCGAGTCGAGCTAGCTCGTTAACGAAACGAGCTCTAGCGAGTCGAGCCAAGCTGGCTCGACTCGGCTCGAATTCCAGCCCTAACTGTGGGTAGTCTTAGAatagtcatagtggggagtaacttagagtagcaacatgcatatgttaatagtctatattactacctccatattGGGTAGTAATATATATGTTGTGTCATGCATCACTTCATTTATTAGATTGTAAACTCATCTtttcttgatatgtgtgatgttatagtaactagctatgttaccacatgcctctctttcttcattaattacatgccacatcatctattttgctTAAATAAGTGTGATGTTACCACCTATGTTATTTTCACTGTGGGTAGTCTTATCAcgcacatactccctccgttccaaaatagatgacccaactttgtactaactttagtacaaagttggatcatctattttggaacggagggagtacatctcaGCCGATGAATTATCCCAACCTTTTGGGAGGAGAGAGACGGCCTAATTATTGCAACGTTTTGGGAGGGCTCCTTTGAAGTCGCCTTTTCCGGCAGCCAGCTCCGTGGCCGTATGTGCGTACTGGCCAGTCGCTCGTCGCATACACTTGCACTCAGGTTTCCTCGATAAATTGGGGTCGTTTTAGTAGGCGGATGTTGATGTGCTCTCTCTTTTTCCCTTTGTGTTGAAGTTGTGGTGTGTTGTATTGAACTTCCTCGTGCGAGCCATTTTTATTGCACCAGTTGCTTTTGTTGGCCTACAAGTGACTGGCTAACGATTTTGTGTGTTTGGGTGTCAGCCTCCAAGAGGCCGGCGACTAATTCATCACTCTAGAAACGTTTGTCGTGCCTCTCAGTTTATTCTGTGTGGGACCATCAAGTCTTCTATTTGAGTTTCATATGCTAACACTATATTGTGTGCTTATGCAAGCTTGCACTTTTTTGATCTCAAGAGAAAAAGTGCATGCACTTTTGGGTTTGTGAGGAGGTAACCAGGGATATATTATCCGGCTAGGATACAGATTCGCTATTATGaaatacttcctccgttccttaTTAGTTGTTGCTGACGTATTTCAGTGTCAAATACATCAgtttgagcgacaactaatatTAGTTGTTTATATGAATAATTTCTCTGTTCCAAAATTAGACCTCCTATGAGTCACTTTGCCAATTTGGCTCCGTTTGTCACCCTGCTCCATTGTCTAATTGTGTGTGCTTCTCATTGTTTACCATTTCTTAATTTTCGGTGTACGAATAAGTACTTCCTCCGTcctaaaataagtgtctcaactttgtagtaactttagtacaaagttgtatcggggttaagacacttattttgggacggagggaataGCATATGCCTTCCTAACAAAAAATGGTATATTGTTTCTTTAGGGCAAAGAGCATACCACTTTGTTTGTGCTTTCTAAGTCATAAATGAAGGCAAAAATAATCGACACAATACAGCCTATTGGAAACAACACATCCAAAATTTCATACTCCATCCGTCTAAAATAAGTGTTTCAACTTTAGGACAACTTTGTACGATCAATGACGAACTTTGTTTCTTTTTGTTACAACTTACAAGTATGGTCTTGCAAAATCCTTTGAGAAAGGGGAAAAAGTAGAAGTGAAAAGAATACACCAAAAAGAGTCACCCTGTCCTCAGTTTGGGCAAAAACTTCCTAAATTGTTCGTCTGAAAAAACTCTCATCTACGTTCCTAGGTAGGGAGAACTGGACCGGAAGGAGATGATCGCCGTTTAATCCATCATCCATGCATCCATCACAAGGAGCGGTTGATGAGGCCACGCACCACGACCAAGCCCAGGACGAGCAGGTGATCCGCCTCGGCCGCCACCGTCAGCGTCAGCACGTCCTCCCCGAGCACCACTCCGGCCGCCGTCTGCTTCCGCGCGACGTCCGCCACGGCCGCGCCGTCCACGCCGCTCACTTTGTAGTCGGGCTTGCGTGCGCAGCACCTGTCGATCCTGTAGCAGGTGGCTGCGCCGCCGTGCATCACCACGGCGGCCCCGCCCTTCTCGGCCCGCCGCACGGTGAACCACGGCGTCGCCTCCTCGTCTTCGCACCGGCAGACGTCCCACCTCCTGAACATGCCGAAGCCCTTGCGTCTGATCCTGATGAGGGCGTTGCCGGCGCGGTCCATGAGGAGGACCTCGCGGCCGCCCCTGCAGCCGTAGTTGTCGACGCGGAAGGTGACGGCGCCGTCGCTGTCGTACACCGCGCAGCCGTTGCCGTTGAAGACCAGCGACTTCATCCATACCGTGTACGCCTGCTGGCCCTGGCGGTGATCatcggaggacgacggcgaggggGGCGCAGGCAGGGGCTGGATCTTGGCCATTGAAGAgagaatgaagaagaagaagaagaagaatattgCTCTGCTCTGCTCGGCTCGGCTCTGCTCTGCTGCTGCTGTTTGGCCTATTTATTCAGGATGTGCTCTGTGGTAGACTAAACGTTGAGTGCCGCACCCGATTAGTTGTTTATGCTCCATCTAGTCATCTACTAGTACTGTAGTACGAATCAGCATGCGTTTGTCGCACCACGTTTGGTGATTCATCCAAGAGTTGAAACATGGATATATAATTAAAACCACAATGTAATGCAATGCTgaacatgtgtgtgtgtgtgagaccCAGTTTAAAAATGGATGATCGAAACGTACTAGTTCGACCCAACTATGTCAGAAAATAGATTGTTCTGTTTGGCGAGTAGAAAGAAAGCACGCATGTAGCCATGTACGTTTGCTCAAGGAAGGATAAGTACTTGCACCTAATCAATTAATTAAGCAGTCGGGCCAGTTCGGGTTTCTCTCGTTTTCCATTAAGTGTTCATGACCGTGGGCCGACAAACTTGAGTcgttgtgcccccccccccccccccccccccccgtctcaTGTCAGGCCTTCAACTTTGTTTTGTTTACAACAACTTCACTCTATATACGCACATTGCAGAACTGCATAAgatatttttcttctttttttgcggaAAGCAGAACTGCATAGGAATAAGAAGCTGTGATTTTGATTTTATTCATGCTCTTGCTGGATTAGTGAAATCCCGCTCCAGCTCTGACAAAAAATGGATATGCAAGGCTCTGACTCCGAGCATAAGACTGAGAGATCAACTACTACCACTAattaattactccctccgtaaagaaatataagagcactAAGATCACtacaatagtgatctaaacgctcttatatttctttacagagggagtagcttCGAACTCACAAGGACAATGCTGCTGTGTTAAACAAAGCAAGGGCTACCACAAAACTGGGAGGTTGGGAGGGAAGTTTGTGCAGACCAGCAACTAGGAGTACAACCCTGCTAACAATGCAGCGTAAACTATATCGTCGCAACGGGAGATCGACTTCTGAAGAATCAGTAGTGAACTCTCTCCATATTATTCTTCCGAGCGCGCAAAATCCGTGCGTACACATGGATGATACCTATCGTATTTTGCAAAACTGATCGAGCCTCCAGGTGTGGACGATCGATAACTCAGTTCTTTCTTTCTTTGCGCGTTTATGGTATGGTACGTGTTGTCTACGTGTAAAGCAGCTCAACTAGCTAGCCAGTACGACAGACAGAGAGGAAGCCTCAGTTTAAGAACGGGCATTGCACATAGTTTCTAGAAACAAAGGCTCCAGGAGGCAAAAACCCAATTCGGTGCCTAGGCTCATCTGTACCTGGTCagaaaaaatcaaaacaaatactaacAAGAATAAAAGGGATAACACATCACATCATGTGTACACAGGAGCTTAGTAGATACACACACGTGTGTGATGCACACGTCACATCATGGAAATTAAAGCAAGATAAAAGGGATAACACATTTTAGGGGCGGCCCATTTTAGTCAAGGACCTTCATCTAAACCGTACTCTTGAcccctagtacaaataatatttTAATTCTCCCTGCAAAATAGAAAAATAATGGCGGATTCAAATTTTGAATAGCAGGGCAGGAGTTGTTAGTTTTGCACATGTCATACATGTTTGAATTTGAACATGGAAATTTAACAGTTGAACTCATATATGGATATTTTGAAAAATTGGTTTGTTTTTGTGTATACACTTTTTTGGAAAAGATTTGTTTTAGTCAGTAAGATATGTGGTGCTCGAGAGCCAAAAGGAATCAGCGGAGTGGATGTCCAAGtgccttccttttcttttttccctttttctaAGCTAGTACTGAATTTCCTCACGCAAGTCCTTTTCGCGACAAAAGTTTCCATACAGACCAAGTTGGGCCTGGAGCCACATGTTCCCACTCATTTCGGTCCTCTTTGCGCATGTGTTAGTATATGTGGATGCTAGTGCCAAAGGAAATCTTCCTTGGACCAGCGAGATTGTAAAGCATTGGACTTTCATGTAACGTTGCTGTTTACACAAGTACACACATTTTAATGTGCGAGGCGGCAAGCTTATTGGTCAATAAAGTATTTTAAGTTCTCCATTCAACAGTCATGTCATTTTCAAGCATATACATTTACCGGTGTATTGCACTAAGGCTCGTAATTGTTTTAATAGTTAGTGATAGTGCTAACATAGGCGGAGCTAGGTACAATACAACCATCTAATTTGTAACACTAGACACCTAACATGGTGAAGTCCGTGTATCCTGCATTCCAATTTATCATGTAATTTTGGAGGAAACAACTAATCATGCAATTCTTACAAACTAATCTTTAATATAACGGTATATAATGACCGCCTTTTGGTTACAACTATGCAAAAAGGGGTTACATTTTGAGCCACAGGGAGTACACTATTAGATTTGACAACATCTGTACTTTTGAACATGCTTATGATAGGATGACGGAAAGAAAAGTTGTCTCTAAAAGTAGCATACATAAATAAGTGTAGTTCACGCAATGGAGCATAGGGATTTGCAGTTTGTTAAATACCTAGATGATTTTAGAGTGGAATGTGCCACCATTGTCTTTCCAATGTAGTTAATTTGTTCCACGGATTCTTCAAGTGAAACTAGTTGGTTGTGAAATTTAGCCTTTCTTGACAAAATACAAGTTGCTTGGAAATTTAATCAGCTATTAGCAAATTTCACGCTCTTGATGACCCTCCTAAATATATTCTAAATACAAGCAAAGAGGGTATCCCACAGCACAGACTCCATGTTATGgtggcttgggggggggggggggggggggtgcaccaTCATAAACAATGTAATAATGTCTATGCTTTAGAGCCTGAAGTGGACATTTCAGGTTCTACCAGcttactactacctccgtcctggtttattagtt
The Aegilops tauschii subsp. strangulata cultivar AL8/78 chromosome 3, Aet v6.0, whole genome shotgun sequence genome window above contains:
- the LOC109749718 gene encoding protein LURP-one-related 11-like, with translation MAKIQPLPAPPSPSSSDDHRQGQQAYTVWMKSLVFNGNGCAVYDSDGAVTFRVDNYGCRGGREVLLMDRAGNALIRIRRKGFGMFRRWDVCRCEDEEATPWFTVRRAEKGGAAVVMHGGAATCYRIDRCCARKPDYKVSGVDGAAVADVARKQTAAGVVLGEDVLTLTVAAEADHLLVLGLVVVRGLINRSL